Proteins from a genomic interval of Quercus lobata isolate SW786 chromosome 11, ValleyOak3.0 Primary Assembly, whole genome shotgun sequence:
- the LOC115966304 gene encoding uncharacterized protein LOC115966304 yields the protein MGETGDDSKTLRELFSPITTNPPSCIVLPATTAAHFELKPQIIHLLPTFHGLDREDPYMHDKAKAWLNSLSPRSITSWELLVTKFLSKFFPMAKTNALRREIADFYQDEQEKFYESWERFKDLILKCPHHGFETWRLVQYFYNGLIQTNRNMIESMNGGGFLSLVDDEAYKFLENFSESSQQWDFSNRKERCAPAIKKGGLYEVNEDLDIKARLDNLTRKVEALALGRGMNSVNQVQSETCSICASPMHTTQMCPSAAGYPDFYAEQANALNNYGKPFASPFSETYNPNWRNHPNFSWRQSQPPTNFVAPPRQQPSLEESLKTFMQSTSQAIQEMKSSTHLNTQAISKLENQVGQLATQVGEREKGKFPSQPIPNPKGQYAINGSSSSTHAHESVQSITTLRSGKQVDNQVKIPEVEDDENIVLKEKGTHSSQDDHREKKGNSTSIPIQDLSSPLDRRFVPKAPFPQSLINPQKSAQFGDILEVFKQVQINIPFLDAIQQVPAYAKFLKDLVTMKRKTNVPKKAFLTEQVSSIIQNKYPVKCKDPGSPTISCRIGDHLIERALLDLGASVNLMPYSVYLQLGLGELKPTTMTLQLANRSVKIPRGIIEDVLIKVDAFYFPVDFVVLDTEPTLNASTQIHVILGRPFLATSNALINCRSGVMKISFGNMTVELNIFDISKQVLDNEDICEVNMIGSLVHDTFLQSSCEDPPNACLTHFDCNLDTEKSIEEVNALLDSVPLLSIDSWQPKVVCFPLSSSPFPSIVEPLKLDDFWEHQLISILQEHKEAIGWRIADIKGISASVVMQRIQLEDTAKASQHVFDPADM from the exons ATGGGAGAAACTGGAGATGATTCAAAAACTCTTAGGGAGTTGTTCTCACCCATAACCACCAACCCTCCATCTTGCATAGTATTGCCTGCAACCACTGCTGCACATTTTGAGTTGAAACCACAGATAATCCACCTTCTTCCTACTTTTCATGGCTTGGATAGAGAAGATCCTTATATGCAT GATAAGGCAAAAGCATGGCTTAATTCTTTGTCACCTAGATCTATCACTTCATGGGAATTGTTGGTCACAAAATTCCTCTCTAAATTTTTCCCAATGGCCAAGACCAATGCTTTGAGGAGAGAAATTGCAGATTTTTATCAGGATGAACAAGAGAAATTTTATGAGAGTTGGGAGAGATTTAAGGACTTGATCTTAAAGTGTCCCCATCATGGTTTTGAAACATGGAGACtagtacaatatttttataatggttTGATTCAAACAAATCGTAACATGATTGAGTCCATGAATGGTGGTGGATTTTTGAGTCTTGTAGATGATGAGGCATACAAATTTCTTGAGAATTTTTCTGAAAGTTCACAACAATGGGATTTTTCCAATCGTAAAGAGAGATGTGCCCCTGCAATTAAGAAAGGAGGATTGTATGAAGTCAATGAAGATTTAGACATAAAAGCTAGGTTGGACAATCTCACTCGTAAGGTTGAAGCTTTAGCTTTAGGTAGAGGGATGAATTCTGTCAATCAAGTTCAAAGCGAAACATGCTCTATTTGTGCTAGTCCTATGCATACAACACAAATGTGTCCTTCTGCAGCTGGGTACCCTGATTTTTATGCTGAGCAAGCAAATGCATTGAATAATTATGGAAAACCATTTGCTAGTCCATTTTCAGAGACATACAATCCAAATTGGAGGAACCATCCTAATTTCTCATGGAGGCAAAGTCAGCCTCCCACAAAT TTTGTAGCACCACCAAGACAACAACCATCTTTGGAGGAGTCTCTCAAAACTTTCATGCAGTCAACTAGCCAAGCCATTCAAGAGATGAAAAGTTCCACCCATTTGAATACTCAAGCTATTTCAAAGTTGGAAAATCAAGTTGGCCAATTAGCAACCCAAGTTggagaaagggaaaaaggaaagttTCCTAGTCAACCTATACCTAACCCAAAAGGGCAGTATGCAATTAATGGTTCTTCTAGTTCTACTCATGCACATGAATCTGTTCAGTCTATTACTACCCTTAGGTCTGGTAAGCAAGTTGATAATCAAGTGAAAATACCAGAAGTGGAGgatgatgaaaatattgtgttaaAGGAAAAGGGAACTCATAGTTCACAGGATGATCATAGAGAAAAGAAGGGCAACTCAACCTCAATTCCAATTCAGGATCTTAGTTCTCCCCTTGATAGGAGGTTTGTTCCTAAAGCTCCATTCCCTCAAAGTTTAATCAATCCTCAGAAAAGTGCACAATTTGGAgatattttagaggtttttaagCAAGTGCAAATTAATATTCCATTTCTTGATGCAATTCAGCAAGTTCCTGCTTATGCTAAGTTTCTAAAAGATCTTGTGACAATGAAGAGAAAGACAAATGTCCCTAAAAAGGCATTTTTGACAGAGCAAGTTAGTTCAATCATTCAGAATAAATATCCAGTGAAATGTAAAGACCCTGGATCTCCTACAATTTCATGCAGGATTGGGGATCATCTCATTGAGCGAGCTTTGCTAGATTTGGGGGCAAGTGTGAACCTAATGCCATATTCAGTATACTTACAGCTAGGTTTGGGGGAGTTGAAGCCCACAACCATGACACTTCAATTAGCTAATAGGTCTGTGAAAATCCCTAGAGGTATTATTGAGGATGTGTTGATTAAGGTGGATGCGTTCTATTTTCCTgttgattttgttgtgttaGACACTGAGCCTACTCTAAATGCCAGTACACAAATCCATGTCATTTTGGGTCGCCCTTTCTTGGCCACATCCAATGCTTTGATCAATTGTCGAAGTGGTGTGATGAAGATTTCTTTTGGGAATATGACTGTTGAGCTTAATATTTTTGACATAAGTAAGCAAGTACTAGACAATGAGGATATATGTGAGGTTAACATGATTGGGAGCCTAGTCCATGATACTTTCCTACAATCAAGTTGTGAGGATCCCCCAAACGCTTGCTTAACCCATTTTGATTGCAATTTGGATACTGAAAAATCAATTGAGGAGGTCAATGCATTGTTGGATTCTGTTCCTCTCTTAAGTATTGATAGCTGGCAGCCAAAAGTGGTCTGTTTCCCACTTTCTTCATCCCCATTCCCATCTATTGTAGAACCACTAAAGTTGGATGACTTTTGGGAACACCAATTGATAAGTATACTTCAAGAGCACAAGGAAGCTATAGGTTGGAGAATTGCTGATATTAAAGGTATTAGTGCTTCTGTGGTTATGCAAAGAATTCAATTGGAAGACACTGCAAAAGCTTCTCAACATGTTTTTGACCCAG CTGATATGTga